The DNA region tcccTGCCAATAAATGTTCTGTCAGACAAATTGCCAGCCAAAGTAGGTTAAGTTTCTTCTACACATTTTTGAAATCCTTGCCAATAACCCTTCCCTCTGCAATCAGACAGGATTCCAGTGTTTTTTTAATGGCTGCCTACAGTGCATTGTAAGTAACTGGCTgtgcagagaacagaaaaataaagtacGACAATTTCATTGCCTCACAATTTTAATCATGAAAAGAGACCTACAGATGCTCCCCAATTTACACAAGCATTCCGTTCCGTAACttgaattttgcgtaagtcggaaACGTATACCCCACCATTACAccagaaaaaccaaaacaaaaaacttcaaactatttctagcttacggaactttttctgtaagtgcggATTTGCATAAGTTGGGTTTGCGTAACCCGGGGGGTGtctgtatatatctatatcaGAGGTCTTGAAACTGTGGGGCGTAGAGGAACGTTCGTGGAGGGTGCAACAgcgcctgggccagcccccacagggggcagggagggagtgccacccagacCCGCTCCCAGTTCTACTCCAGCCTTGGCCCCAGCTCCCAGACCCTGCCGTGCCTCTGCCCCTGTACTGGCCCCAGTCTTGGCCCAGGGCCGCAGCTCTGTTCCTGCCCCCTCTTACTccgtgtgtgtcacctctcccccaGAGCCACGGTCCCACTCCTGGcttgggggggtgcaggaggggcagacggagaagggggggggggcatgatcCTGAAAAGTTTAGGGACCATCAGTCTATATTATGTTGCTTCAGAAGGAACAATTATGCAACGATTACTACATGGACtaaaaaaattcccaaacaaTATTTCAACTTATATCCACTACCTCATAGAAGGGACATTCCAAGGTAACTGTTAGAAAGAGCTGGGTCAGCTGTGAGAGGACAAATCTGTCCAAACCTGGTGTTTGAGCTGAAACAAAAAGATTCAGACATTCAGTACAGATGTGTTCAACAAGAATTCCCATGCAAGTCATTGTACAAAGGGgagctgtttttaaataaatatgcacaaAAGCTGCTTTATCCTAAATCATTAACAGAACATGCAAATAAACttaaaaattacatataaaaatcaaatatttgaaaatcataTATCCCACTTATAGCTGTATTTTTAAAGCCTGAAGAAAAATAACTATTTGGTAAGATCTGAATTCAGGGTTCTTCCTGTTATCTTGCAAGATATCATGACATCAGAGGGGCAGCAAGTTCTAGTGGATTAAGCATGGGAAAGCAAGCCTctgccacccacccccaaaatTTGTAATTCAGTTTCCTGATTTTTAAGCTGAGGATATTTACTAATTTCTGAGGATCAACTGGTTAATGTTTACGGAACACTTAAAATATGAAGGAGCTAAGTATTATTTAATCAGAATCTGCTAAAGCAGGGAAGGAGCCTATCTTCCTGCTCTTCTTTAGAAGTTTCTGTCTCTAAATTTTGTACAGGTACCTTCAACTTCCTAGCCCCTTCTTCTTCAGTTAGCTCCAACAGCTGATTGTGGAGTTTGAGATACATAGGTGGCAAGGAGGTGCTATGAGAGAAGCTAATATACAGAGTAACAGAGACACTGATGAACTTAGGGCCCTTACCCTGCAGCTGTTGAAGAAAATAGGGGTTAAATATTTTTGCCAGAAAGTTTACTGGATAGCGCTCAATAAGGGTGCATGAGTGGAGCAGATTCAGCAGGGTGTGAGGCTGAAACTGAGTAAAGCGAGCATTTAGTATCCTTTCAAGTTTTCTGAAGACAGAGGGAGCACTTGGTGGTAGGTAATTGAGTGTCCCAAATGGAACAATATACTCAGCAATCTGTCTGGTGGTGTATTTGTCGGCATTATAAGCAAAACTTTCTGCCACGGCATCAAAGATGGGCTTAGAACGGATCAGCTTTCGGCAGCAGTACTGCATGACTTTGCTGACTGCTTCAGGGTGCATGGTGAAGGAGGATTTGGAAACAAGCCTTTCCAGTGCTTCTGTGAAGAATTGGTCAGTGTGTCCAAAATGTATGAAAGCTCCCAGCACATTTACTAGTTCATCATCTGTGAATCGAGGGACATGCCTCACTGAATACTTACACAGTCTTATTACTAGTGGGATTGCCTGAGTTTGGTCAAGAATAACCAGTGCCTTCAGTATTCTGCTTATCAATTTAGGACTTAGTTGGGGAGCTAAGGTTAAAGTGATGTTGTTCATGTGGTTTAACAAGTCTTGGTATTGTCCTTCTTCTGTAACACTCATCTGCAGCATTCCATAAACCATTGTTATTTCCTCAGTGGTCCATTCTTCAAGCTTTTTTCCTTGTACTTGGTTCACAATTTGTTCCACCATTGTACAACCTGGGCCTTCCAAATCAAGCAAGCTTTCTCCAAGAATACACAGGTTTCTAATGGTTACTTGTCCCTTATCAAGTCGTTTCTGACTCTCTGATACCAAACGTACAATCAGAGTACTCCAGGGATCTACACGCAACTTTATCAAAGCCTGCAAAGCAGTCACGAGACCAGTGTCTGACAGCTTTTGTGATTCATGTTCAAACTGAAAGCATAATGCCCTGAAGACTTCATTCTCCAATATGGCTTCAGGATTCTTCAATCCACTGtcatccacttcaaattcacagaTCCTCTGTaaagctgctgctgccatggtGTCAGATATAACTTCTAAAGAACTCAgaaatttaaaaatctcattggATGAATTCAAGCTGTTCAGCTCCATGAAAAGTTTTTGTTCATCCATCCATTTGCCATCAGATTCAGAACTGTACCCAGCATCTCTGTGAAGATGTACAGGCTGGTTCCAGAGTTCTGCATGGTAGTTTCTACAAAACACATACTGAAACGTAACCCTTGAAAGTACTGTGCCAAAGACCGAGGAACCACAGCACCATGACTTTAGCTGTCTGCCTTGATCATTAAGGTGGTTCAAGGTTTTTCTTAGCGTGCCCAGGGATCTGCATGTGCGTACACTAGAAGAATAAAACTGGAAACTTTGTAAGTTAACCAAAGCCATATCAAGCCAAGTGCTCCCCTGGAAATTGCctataggaggaaaaaaaagaaagagacattttATAGAAAAATGACTGTTTCACAGGAATATAGAAATTACCTTACCAGATTagaccagtggcccatctagttcagatgcttcagaggaggtgGAAGAAACCCTATAGAGGACACTGAAAAACCTGCTTATAGGATTTCTTCCTTGCTCCCTTAATAGTCCGTTTCCCAAAGACTCCTCCACCCCATCACaccaaaataatttttctgttttttcccccaacttGATTACTTTGTACATTTGACTGCAGAACATGTGGTCAGTTAGATTCCAATCCTATGGTTAGAACTGCTCAAGCACATGCCTATACCCAGGCAGttgcagcatcagggccttaGATACCTGCACATAcagcaacagaaataaaataaaataataaaaaaaaagacaaccgCATTCCATTCCTGCTTATAGAGGAGCATGTGTGTAAACACCAGCAGGATCATGGCTTCTCAATTAGAGGTCCTAAAAGAATTGGCATGGGAACTCAGGAGTAAGTGTAGTGTTGTACCTGAAACTacctttaaaactttttaaagttgACTTGATTTCAAGTTCACAGTGTTAATTTAAAAGAGTAATTCTTAAACTATGCAAGAGTCCTATTATCAACAAGTATATTTTTTGACCTGCACATTGATAAATTATGTATTTAACATAAGAGTGGCtatactggggcagaccaaagatccatctagccaagtatcctgtcttctgacagtggccaatgccaggtgccccagagagaacaaacagaacaggtaatcatcaagtgattcaccccGTCGCCCATTCAagcagctttttgtttgtttgttttgtttcagcacTCCAGCCAgctgtggggttgtttttttttgcactttgGTGGCTTGgtgcagcaaaaaagctagagccggcccCACTCCTTGTCCatgtgtttgttgaccccctcaaagaattctagtagatttagtaaggcatgttttccttttacaaaaaccatgctgactcttccctaacaaattACGTTCATCTATGCGTctaacaattttgttctttactatagtttcaaccagtttgccaatactaaagtcaggcttaccagcctgtaattgctgcaATCACCTCTGgcgccctttttaaaaattggcatcacattagctatcctccagtccaggagtcagcaacctctggcacatggctcaccagggtaagcccactggcgggctgggccagtttgtttacctgccgcatccacagattgggctgatcacggctcccactggccacgattcgccgctccaggccaatgggggcggcgggaagctgtggccagcacatccctcggcctgcactgctttccacagcccccattggcctggagcggggGACTGCACCCAGTCGGAGCCACTTGTGgacatgacaggtaaacaaactggcctcatctgccagggtgcttactctggtgagccatgtgtcagaggttgccgacccctcctccagtcatttgtacagaagctgatttaaatgataggttacagactacaattagcagttctgcaatttcacatttgaattccttcagaactatTGGGTCAAtaccacctggtcctggtgacttattactgtttagtttatcaatttgttccaaaaccttctctaatgacacctcaatctgggacactTTCATcagatttgtcatttaaaaaaaaaggctcaggtttgggaatctctctcacatccccagcaaagaattcatttagtttctccacaatggctttATCGTCCcttagtgctcctttagcatctcaattgtaCAGTGGCCCAactggctgtttagcaggcttcctgcttctgatgtacttacttctttttttttggctattactttttgagtctttggctagctgttcttctaatttctttttggtcttcctaattatatttttacacttcatttgccagtttatgctcctattttcctcactaagatttaacttccactttttaaaggatgtctttttgcctcttacTACCATCAATATTCAACCAAATTAATGTGTATAGTTACACTGACTCTGCTTTGAGTTAACAAACTAGCACAAAATCGAAAGGAAGTTTCACAGAAGTATTTTTATTGCCTCCCGGCAAAGTTAGTAAGGAATCTACTTGTCATGCACATTAACTAAAAAGAAAGAATAGTATGTCAGTCACATTTCCCCAAACTTCTGCCTA from Chelonoidis abingdonii isolate Lonesome George chromosome 2, CheloAbing_2.0, whole genome shotgun sequence includes:
- the FASTKD3 gene encoding FAST kinase domain-containing protein 3, mitochondrial isoform X2, which produces MALVNLQSFQFYSSSVRTCRSLGTLRKTLNHLNDQGRQLKSWCCGSSVFGTVLSRVTFQYVFCRNYHAELWNQPVHLHRDAGYSSESDGKWMDEQKLFMELNSLNSSNEIFKFLSSLEVISDTMAAAALQRICEFEVDDSGLKNPEAILENEVFRALCFQFEHESQKLSDTGLVTALQALIKLRVDPWSTLIVRLVSESQKRLDKGQVTIRNLCILGESLLDLEGPGCTMVEQIVNQVQGKKLEEWTTEEITMVYGMLQMSVTEEGQYQDLLNHMNNITLTLAPQLSPKLISRILKALVILDQTQAIPLVIRLCKYSVRHVPRFTDDELVNVLGAFIHFGHTDQFFTEALERLVSKSSFTMHPEAVSKVMQYCCRKLIRSKPIFDAVAESFAYNADKYTTRQIAEYIVPFGTLNYLPPSAPSVFRKLERILNARFTQFQPHTLLNLLHSCTLIERYPVNFLAKIFNPYFLQQLQAQTPGLDRFVLSQLTQLFLTVTLECPFYEDIEGNTSSCDSPSSSTRKLKPSGLSPSSL
- the FASTKD3 gene encoding FAST kinase domain-containing protein 3, mitochondrial isoform X1: MALVNLQSFQFYSSSVRTCRSLGTLRKTLNHLNDQGRQLKSWCCGSSVFGTVLSRVTFQYVFCRNYHAELWNQPVHLHRDAGYSSESDGKWMDEQKLFMELNSLNSSNEIFKFLSSLEVISDTMAAAALQRICEFEVDDSGLKNPEAILENEVFRALCFQFEHESQKLSDTGLVTALQALIKLRVDPWSTLIVRLVSESQKRLDKGQVTIRNLCILGESLLDLEGPGCTMVEQIVNQVQGKKLEEWTTEEITMVYGMLQMSVTEEGQYQDLLNHMNNITLTLAPQLSPKLISRILKALVILDQTQAIPLVIRLCKYSVRHVPRFTDDELVNVLGAFIHFGHTDQFFTEALERLVSKSSFTMHPEAVSKVMQYCCRKLIRSKPIFDAVAESFAYNADKYTTRQIAEYIVPFGTLNYLPPSAPSVFRKLERILNARFTQFQPHTLLNLLHSCTLIERYPVNFLAKIFNPYFLQQLQAQTPGLDRFVLSQLTQLFLTVTLECPFYEGPKLLPKYRVKSFLIPGRSLESSVDVHLYNRVKTGLVDLLGTRMYFASHVLTPYCYTLDVEIKLDEEGFVLPATRYEEVHRRIALCIDGPKRFCSNNHSLLGKEAIKQRHLQLLGYEVVQIPFFEFEILDNSREIVEYLHKKIFPHTYRLNW